The nucleotide window TTACCTAATTAAGAGCCAAGTTGTTCTCAAAAAGTTAATTGGATACTAACTTAATTAGGATTCAACCATTTTATTAGTGTTTATTAGTATCTACTATGTGTTATTAAGATTTTCTAGTGTGAATCTATTGTCCCAGCGTTGAATCGTATGTTCTAGTAAGGTGATCCCGCATATAGGAGCTTTTTGCCGGGGGTCAGCCTTGGCCGGAGCCTAGCCGGACGCATTACCGGCCTGGGATATGCCTCGTTCTGGAAGAGCCGGCAGGCGCTTTTGGGGTACTTATACCTGTTGGAGACCCGGATGGCGTGAAACTCACGTGACAGCAGCCACCCCCTTGAAGAGCCAAACGAGATTAGGGTCTGGGCTGTCCCCCCTCGCACAAAACCAGCTAGTGGTATAAATAGGAGTGGCATTCTGCCAACACTGATAATGGAGATCTTCTTAGCTGAGTATACAGAACATCACCTTCTGTTATAAACTGAATATACACCTACTGCAAAACTAACTACCGAATATGACAAGGACCAACAAATGGACGGTGCATGAGTCAAAAGCTGACTCGCGTTTCTTCACACACAATGGATTTTACGGCACGTCTCCAAAAAACGTCAAGAAGGACGGTTCCGGTAGAGGCAACTGGGGGAAGCCTGGCGATGAAATCGAGGATTTGATTGATGCTGGTGAGATTCCTCCTGTCTTTAACAAGGGACGGAGGGGTTCTAATACACGAGCACGTGAAGCACAGTTGGAACAGGTTCAA belongs to Eremothecium sinecaudum strain ATCC 58844 chromosome IV, complete sequence and includes:
- the STF2 gene encoding ATPase-stabilizing factor family protein (Syntenic homolog of Ashbya gossypii AFR505C; Syntenic homolog of Saccharomyces cerevisiae YLR327C (TMA10) and YGR008C (STF2)), with amino-acid sequence MTRTNKWTVHESKADSRFFTHNGFYGTSPKNVKKDGSGRGNWGKPGDEIEDLIDAGEIPPVFNKGRRGSNTRAREAQLEQVQRYKV